TGATCGACTTTGTCGAGACCCGCCACATTGGTTCGCCGATAGCGGGCATGTTCGGCACCTGCACTGCGCAAGGCGTTCGGCCGCCACTGCATCATCGGCAGCACGGGGCAGTCGGTGGGAACGTTCTTCTGCCAGGCGCGCGGATCCGCCGGGAAATGGTCTGGGTCGTTGAGGATCCGAACCGCGGCGTAATACCCGATCACCAAGGTTGCGGGCACACCCGGTACCAATTCCACCGGCACCAACGACCCGTACTGTTCCCGCATCTCCCGATAGGCGCGGTGCGGATCCGCCGCGAACTCCGGTGAAAACAGCGATACCCGTGGGCCATCGGTGTCGATCGGCGAATCCAGCGGGGCACGACCGGATCGGCTGTGCGCTGGGGAGGAGGGCATCGACATAGGCGAGAAACTCCAAGCGTTAGAACAACAAGCCCCGTGAGCCTATGCAGCCAGCGAACTTTCCGCACCCTGAACTGCTCAACCGACGCACCTTCCGGGCTCGAGCGCAACACCGATTCCCCCGTCGGCTTCCGCAAAAGGCCCGGACACAGCTGGTCGCCGTGCGTGTGACCAGGCAGTCGCAGGTCGACGCCGTTCGCGGCGGCGTCGTGGATGAGGATGGGCTGGTGCGCCAGGACTACGCCCGTGTACACGCCGACCTTCATCGACCCGTCCCGACTGATGCGCCGATGCGCGACCAGCTGCGAGCCAGGGTCGATGGCACCTTCCAGGCGAACCCAGGCATGCGGTGGTACATCGACCTCGGCAGCAATGGTTCGATCTCGGCCTGTGGAGTGAGCGGCCTCGGCCGGCACGAAACTACGCCATCATGGAGACGTCTTTCGTGGTATTCGGAATGGACGCCGCGAAGGCTGTCGCATTGTTGACACGCTCTTGCCGACTGGTGCCAGCGCTTCTTTCGTAGTATTGGTCGAAGGCCGCCGCGCCTTCCGCAGGCGATATTGCGGCCCGACTTCTAAATTTCGCCCAATTGCCCTTTTCGGAGGTTGCAGCTTCATGCATCATGAAATCGACCTGCGCCTTCCAATCACCGACCCGGCTGCCCGCGTAAGCCCGCAGCGCGTCATCCCGTCCCCCTTCCCACTGGATCAGACCTATGGCGCCTTCAGCCGCATTGTGTGCGGCGGTGTTGAAGCTGGATTCGGTCTGCATATTACCGAGGATGGCAGTCGCCTCATTGTGCGTCAGGCCGTATTTGTCCCTGAGGTACCGATAGATTTCCTCTGCCTTCGCTTTCTGGCCGCTGGATATCGGCTGGGCATTCCCGGCGGAACCTGAGTACGAGACCGGACTACCTGCGCCGGAGCCGCTGTAGCCACTAGTTGTCGGATAGCTGTTTCCGGCGTAAGAGGGAGTACTCCCGTTGTAGGTGGGAGTGGAGCCGCCGATCCCGTCAGCCTGTTGCGTGATCTTCGCCTGGGCGTCCACGACCTTGTCATGGGTGTTGACGACAGCCTTGGCCACGGCCGACATGAGACCTAGCTCGGCACTCACTGTCAAATGTTTCGGAGGGTTCGGATTTTCTTTTGTCGGCGTATCCTGAACCGGATCAGGTGCCTTGTCCAATGCATCCTTGAGCTCGGTGACATAAACCTGGATGTCGGAAAACGCGCTCGCAGCGATTCCGGATGTCGCAAAGGTGGAGGTGTCTACGCCTTCATCGGTGACATGTATCGCCTCTTTGGCGGCGCCGACCACCTTCCCCAAATCGCCGTAGTTCTTGACCATCACACCGCCGCTTTTCTCGTCGATGTCGATGACCTTGCCATCGCCTTCCAATCGCTGCGAGTAATCGGGCACAGTGGTGTCCCCCGAGCCGAGCACCTCCAGACAATCCTCGATCGCTCTCCCGCCCCAATCGATAAAGTTCTTCAGCGCCCGCGATGATCCATCGGGATGCTTCAGGGGCATCACCTTGTAACGCTCGCCGGTCATCGGAGGCTCCGCTTCTCGGGTACCGCCATCGCATCCTCAACTCACTACAGGACTAACAGGCCACCGTGTGACCCCTTCCGTAACTGCCCTATTCAAGCATCAACCATCCCCTGTGCTGGGAAACGAGAAAGACCCACGCTCTCCATGAGCGTGGGTCTCCCTCGAGTGGAGCTGCCGGGAATCGAACCCGGGTCCTCCGCCGCGTCTCCAGGGCTTCTCCGTGTGCAGTCCGCTAGGTCTCTACTCGGATCTCCGGGTCTCGCGAACAAGCTCGGATGACGATCCCAGTCGCTGTTTGTTGTCCCGCACTACTCCGCGACCGAGTAGGACGGTGAGCCCTCTAGCTGATGCCGGCACCGGAGCCGAGGGCATGCCCCGGGCCGACAGAGACGCTCTGCTGGTTAGGCAGCGAGAGCGTACTCGCGCTGATGAGAATCGGCGCTTAATTGGTTGCAGCGACGCTTACGGTGGTCTCTTGCCTGCACCGACACGCTTCCCCTGAATCTACGTACAAAGTCGA
The DNA window shown above is from Nocardia sp. NBC_01730 and carries:
- a CDS encoding phage tail tip lysozyme, with the protein product MTGERYKVMPLKHPDGSSRALKNFIDWGGRAIEDCLEVLGSGDTTVPDYSQRLEGDGKVIDIDEKSGGVMVKNYGDLGKVVGAAKEAIHVTDEGVDTSTFATSGIAASAFSDIQVYVTELKDALDKAPDPVQDTPTKENPNPPKHLTVSAELGLMSAVAKAVVNTHDKVVDAQAKITQQADGIGGSTPTYNGSTPSYAGNSYPTTSGYSGSGAGSPVSYSGSAGNAQPISSGQKAKAEEIYRYLRDKYGLTHNEATAILGNMQTESSFNTAAHNAAEGAIGLIQWEGGRDDALRAYAGSRVGDWKAQVDFMMHEAATSEKGNWAKFRSRAAISPAEGAAAFDQYYERSAGTSRQERVNNATAFAASIPNTTKDVSMMA